The following proteins come from a genomic window of Megalobrama amblycephala isolate DHTTF-2021 linkage group LG1, ASM1881202v1, whole genome shotgun sequence:
- the LOC125265089 gene encoding zinc finger BED domain-containing protein 4-like, giving the protein MSGSADASTEDPPEKRTRTGSLLDMYDEILEENVMFEEQDKTASASQVISYLAEPTIPRNHSPLEYWKCNQARFPALALAARKYLCAPCTSVDSERLFSVASDVMDEKRNRMDGEKAEMLIFLKKNLPLVLKKQKPTGQPKLSP; this is encoded by the exons ATGAGCGGCAGTGCAGATGCCAGCACAGAGGATCCCCCAGAGAAGAGGACCCGAACAGGATCACTGCTGGATATGTATGACGAAATTCTGGAGGAGAATGTCATGTTTGAGGAGCAAGACAAGACCGCGTCAGCGTCACAG GTCATCTCATACCTGGCCGAACCCACAATTCCCAGGAACCACAGTCCATTGGAGTACTGGAAGTGCAACCAGGCCCGTTTCCCTGCCCTCGCTCTTGCTGCACGCAAGTACCTGTGTGCGCCTTGCACAAGCGTTGACAGTGAACGGCTTTTTAGCGTTGCCTCTGATGTGATGGATGAAAAGAGAAATCGAATGGACGGTGAAAAGGCAGAGATGCTCATTTTTCTTAAGAAAAACCTACCTCTGGTATTAAAAAAACAGAAGCCTACCGGTCAGCCGAAGTTGTCACCCTAG